From the genome of Deferribacteraceae bacterium V6Fe1:
CCGGATATAAAGTTTTTCTACAAATCAAAAGAACATACTGAGATTATCAAGAGGTTAAAATATGCAATAGAAAACAATAAAGGGCTTGCCATTGTAATTGGTCAAATTGGCACAGGCAAAACAACTCTTGCCAGGTTGATTTTGGATGAATTTGATTCTGATAATTATGAAATTGCTTTGATAATTGTTGTCCACTCTGAAGTAACATCGGAGTGGATACTAAAAAAATTACTTATGCAGTTGGGTATTCAGGAAATTCCAAAAGAAAAACCTGCAATGTTAAGCAAACTATACGAAAGGCTAAGCCAGCTGGCTGAAGCCAATAAAAAAGTAGTAATACTTTTTGACGAAGCACAAATGCTTAAAAATAAAGAAGTAATGGAAGAACTTAGAGGCATATTGAACTTTGAAAATGAAACAGGCAAACTTATAAACTTTGTATTGTTTGGATTGCAGGACTTGGAAGATAACTTAAGGCTTGATGAACCTCTTAGACAAAGAGTAGCCATGAGGTTTATACTAAAGCCTTTTGATTTGCAGGATGTAAAAACATATATTGTACATAGATTAAAGGTAGCTGGTGCCCAAAAGATATTTTTCACAGATGATGCAATAAAAACAATTTACAGATTTTCCGGCGGTATACCCAGAGTAATAAACACAATATGTGATAATGCAATGTTTGAGGCCTATTTAATTAAAAATGATTCGATAGATAGTAAACTTATAGAACAGGTCTCTCTTGACCTTGGACTTTAATGGATAAAAACGGTAAAAATATCAATACAGGCAAAAACAAAAATATATTAAAATATTTAGCTCTGCTATTTTTACTGGTAGTTGTTAATTATATAGCAAGTTCAAGGTTTTTAAGTACTGACATACCTCTATACTCCAGTATAACAATTTTTTTGCTTATAAATATCAATATAATCCTTCTCCTCGTATTATTAATTGTAATATTTAGAAATGTGAGTAAATTATTTTTGGGGAATAAAAAATCGATATTTGGCACAAGAATCCAGACAAAGCTCGTAGTTTTTTCCATAACTATAACCGTATTGCCTGTATTTGTAGTGTTTGTGTTTTCTACCAACATTATAAATAACAGTATTGACAAGTGGTTTGACGTTCAAATTGAGCAGGCATTAAAAAGCTCAGTGGATTTGATGCAAAAATATCAAAACCAAGTAGAAAGAGATCTGATTGAACAAACGGATATTTTGTCTAAACTTATTGCATCTAAAGGATTTATGCTTAAAAAAAATTACGATGAACTCACTAAATTTGGTAAGGAATATATAAGTGGCAATAAAATTGACGGAATTTTAATTTATAATAATAAAATGGTAAAAATACTTCACGAAGATAAAGAGTATTATTTAAACTTTATTGTTGATGAAGATGTTTTAAATGAGATTTTATCTGGGAAGCAGGTGGCTAAATATTCTTTTATAGGTAACACACAAATTTATTGGGTAGGCAATCCAGTTTCAGCATTGACGAGTGATAATATTATTCTGGGTGCGATGATAGTATATAAACTTGTCCCTTTAGACCAAGCAGAGCAAGTGTCAAAGATTTTAGATTCATACAGAAATTATAGTCAAATAAAGTTTTTCGCCGAACCTGTAAAAAATTCTTATAAGATTTTACTTATTTTAATGACGTTACTCGTAATATTTGCGGCGATATGGGGTAGTCTACTTTATGCCAAAAATATTACCAATCCTTTGGAAGAGCTTGCAGCAGCCGCTGACAGAGTATCAAAAGGGGATTTGGATATAAAGCTTGAAGCTACTTCTGATGACGAAATAGGGATTTTGGTAAATGCATTTAATGAGATGGCAGAAAAACTAAAAAAACATACCGAAGAGCTGAAAGCTAAAAATAAAACTCTTTCCGAAATGTATTCTCAAATTGCTAAAGATAAGCAATATATTGATACGATTTTTAAGAATGTAAACTCGGCAATATTCCTTCTTAATGAGAGTAAAAAGATATTAAAAACAAATACTATGGCTGACAGTTACATAGGAGATAACAGTCTGAGTGAAAAACTAAAGGAAATTATAGATGATTTTGTGGCAAACGAAAAGCACAGTGCTAATATTCAAACAGAAATAAATTATAATGGTGAAATACGCACTTTTTCTATAATATTAAACAAAATCTTCGATGCCTACAATCAACTAACCAATATAGTTATTGTTGTTGACGATATTACCGAACTTGTCAATATTGAAAGAATTAATATTTGGAAGGAAATGGCAAATAGAATAGCTCATGAGATAAAAAATCCTCTGACACCGATAAAATTAAATGCCGAAAGAGTTGCCAAAAAAGCATATGACATAGACAATGATAAACTAAGAGATTTAATACTTAAAAGCATGAATAAAATAATTAATGAATCAAATGAGTTATACACCCTTGTTCAAGAATTTAGTAATTTTTCAAAATCTGACGCAGTAAATAAAGAAAAAATCGATATTAAAAATCTTATTGGTGAAATATTGGAACTATATGAAAAAAATGACAAAAACATAAGACTAAACCTTAACTCCAACTTAACAGAAGAAATAATAATAAATGCGGATAAACAGCAATTAAAAAGAGCATTTTTAAATCTTATAAATAATTCTTTTGACAGTATAAAACATGATAATGGTAAAATATCAGTATATATAAATAAAAAAGGGAATTTACTGGAAATAATCATAGAAGATAATGGAACCGGAATAAAAGAGGAAAATATATCAAAGCTATTTTTACCATATTTTAGCACAAAACCAAGCGGGACAGGATTAGGTCTTGCAATAGTAAAAAAAATAATTGAGAACCACAATGGAAAAATATTTGTCAAAAGCCAAATAGATGAATATACTAAAGTAATAATAAATTTGCCAATAGAGAGCTAAATGAAAATATTGATTATAGATGATGAAATAAATATCTGCACAACAATCAAAGACATCCTGGAAGACGAAGGATACAGCGCTGATTTCTCACAAAATTTTAGTGATGGTTTTCAGAAGCTAAAAAGTCAACTCTATGATGTGGTTTTTTTAGATATCTGGCTTCCGGATAAAGATGGCGTTATCGGCTTGCAAGAGATAAAGAGTTATTTTCCAGAGATAGAAGTCGTAATGATAAGCGGCCACGGGAATATAGAAAATGCCGTTGAATCAATAAAGTTCGGGGCATATGATTTCCTGGAGAAACCTTTGTCACTTGATAGAATATTATTAGTTATAAAAAATTTAAAAGATAAAATTGAACTAACACAATACATTAAGGAATATAAATTAGACCATTTAAAAAAGTATGACTTGCTCGGCAATAGCCCACAAATTAAAGATTTAAGAGCCAAAATAGAAAAAATAGCACAAACAAATGCCAGAGTCCTTATTACCGGAGAAAATGGAACCGGTAAAGAACACGTGGCCAGGTTAATACATCTCCTGAGTAAAAGAAGTAATAAGCGATTTGTTGAAATAAACTGCTCCGCCATCCCATCAGAGCTTATGGAAAGTGAAATGTTCGGTTATGAGGCTGGGGCTTTTACCGGTGCCTTGAATGACAAAATAGGGCTATTTGAGGCGGCAGATAAAGGGACAATCTTTTTAGATGAAATAGGAGATATGGATATAAACCTACAAGCTAAGTTATTGCGAGTACTTGAAACAGGTGAATTTACAAGAGTAGGCTCAATTAAAACAATAAAAAGTGATTTTAGATTAATAACCGCAACAAATAAAAATTTAGAAGATGAGATAGCTGCCAACAACTTCAGAGAAGACCTTTATTATAGAATAAGCGTAGTGCCTATACACGTGCCACCTCTAAGAGAAAGAAAAATGGATATTCCAGTATTGATCGAGCATTTTATAAATGAAGCATGTGTTACTAATGGTATCGAGAAAAAAACTATTGACAAAGAATTACTGGATAAAATGATAAATTATTCATGGCCTGGTAATGTGAGGCAATTAAAAAATGCCGTTGAAAGAATGGTAGTATTATCAGATACCAGCATAATTACCATTAATGATGCACCGCCATTTCTTGTAGAGTCAAATAACTTACAACATAAACTTAGTATAGAAGATTTAATGGCAGAATTTTATCCGCTAAAACATGCAAAAGATTTATTTGAAAAAGATTATATCGAAAAAGTATTAGAATTAACAGGGTGGAATATTTCAAAAGCTTCAAAAATATTAGAAATTGAACGAACATATCTCCATAAAAAAATCAAACACTTCCAAATATCAAAAGACTAATCCAAAAAAGCTAAATGAAACTTTCAATATCTAACCATCGTCATCACTATTTATTTAACATAATATATCTTATCGGACGTTATAAATATATCTTTTATAAAAGGACTTTTTCCTAATCATATTATTAAGGTATTTAAGGATTTTCAAAGGTTTTTGGTGATGTCATATTGTATAGCTTTTACAGAATTTGTGCCTAAGCTATTACTTTCCCCGTCAAATCGGTTATTTTATCTACTTTTTTGGATTTAAGATAATCTTCTAGTTCAGTGACAATTTTTATTGATATTTCAGGGTTTACAAAATTTGCAGTACCTATTTGTACAGCCGAAGCACCTGCCAAGTAAAATTCTACTACGTCCTTATAATTCATAATACCACCAATACCAATTATTGGAATACTGACAGTTTTGTAAAGCTCATATACCATCCTAATCGCAACCGGCTTGATTGCAGGCCCGCTAAGCCCACCTGTAATATTAGAAATATATGGCTTTTTTGTTTCTATATTTATTGCCATTCCAAGAAGCGTATTTATTGCGCTTATTGCGTCAGCGCCGGCCTCTTGAGCAACTTTTCCAAATAACTTGATATCTGTTACATTTGGAGATAGTTTTACTATTAAGGGTTTGTTTTTGATCACCTTTTTTGTTTCATACACTACCGAATATGTCATTTTAGGATCAGTGCCAAAGGCTATGCCACCCTCTTTTATATTTGGACAGGATATATTCATTTCCAGCATGTCTATATCAGTTTCATCCAATATTCGTGCTACTTCCACGTATTCTTCTATGGATTTCCCCCAAAAGTTTACAATTATCCTGGTATCATACTTTTTAAGTAAAGGTAGCTTTTCTTTTATAAATTTTTCAACTCCTACATTTTGAAGACCTATAGCATTGAGCATTCCGGCATTTGTTTCCATAATTCTCGGCATTTTGTTCCCCGTAGTTTCGTTTAGGGAAATACCCTTTACCGAAACACCTCCTAATTTATTGAGATCTATAAACCTTGCATACTCAATACCATATCCGAAGGTGCCGCTTGCCGTTATAATTGGATTGTTAAATTTTACCCCGCATATTTCTATTTCAAGAGATTTACTCATTTTCTACTCCCAAACAATTCTTGCCCCATCAAATACAGGTCCTTCTACACAGCACCTTTTCTGCTCAATTTCGCCTTGATCGTTTTTGACATAAACAAGACAACCGAGACATGCTCCCATCCCACACGCCATCCGCTCATCAAGAGAAACTTCTATAGGGATATTGTGGTTTATTGCCAGTGTTGATGTTGCCTGCAGCATCCTTTTTGGTCCGCAGGCATATATTTTTTCATATTTTTTTATATTTTCTGATAAAGGTGATGTCACAATACCTTTTTTACCTACTTTTCCGTTTTCTGTTGTTACTTCAATATGTTGACAGTATTTTTTAAATTCATCAATTAATAGAATGTCATCTTCCGTCTTACCGCCATAATATAAATCAACCAAAACATCTTGATTATGTAAATATTTAGCCAAAAATAAAAGAGGGGCTATCCCTACTCCGCCACCGACAAGGGCAACCGTTTTTTCATTATTAAATTTAAATGTATTACCAAGAGGCTCAGAAAATTCAATTTGTGAGCCGGTTTTAATCTGAGAAAGGAGGTTTGTCCCCTTACCTATTAATACATATAAAATTTTAAATCTACCCCTTTCTATATCACACACCCCAAAAGGCCTTCTTAAGAGAGGGTCATACAAATAGTCATACTGTTGAGCCTTTACCATCATAAAATGGCCGGGCTTTGCTTTGTTTACAAAATCCTCACTCTCTATTTCCATGAGATAATACTTATCATTTAACATCAAATTATTAACTACTTTCCCTTTCATATGGTACTGCTCTGTTTATAATATTCTTGTATTGGCTTCACAGTAATTCCTGATTCGATATACTGTTTAATACCGTTAGCTGAAGCTTCTGCCGCTTCTATTGTAGTCACAAACGGAATATTGTAGTTTAGCATAGCTCTTCTCATCGAATCGGCATCAAGCCTTGACTTTTTGCCTTCCGGCACATTTATTATAAAAGCAACTTCTCTATTTTTAATCATATCCACAATATTTGGACGCCCTTCTTGAACCTTTAATATACATTTACTCTCTATCTTATTTTCATTTAAGAATTTATGTGTACCCTTTGTGGCTATTATTTCAAATCCTATTTCATGAAGCTTTTTTGCAATTGGAACAATCTGCTCCTTGGCACTATCTTTCACACTTATAAAAACTTTTCCTTTGGTTGGCAGTTTATTTCCTGCTCCCATTTGAGCCTTGAAATAAGCTCTGCCAAATGTGGTATCAATCCCCATAACCTCTCCGGTTGATTTCATTTCAGGGCCTAATATCACATCAGTGTTAGGAAATTTTACAAATGGGAATACAGATTCTTTTACTGTATAATAAGTTAGAGGCTTAGTATTTGTAAAGCCCATATCCTTAAGCTTATATCCAACCATTACTTTTGATGCCAATTTTGCCAAAGGTACACCTATACTTTTACTGACATACGGAATGGTTCTTGATGCTCTTGGGTTAACTTCCAGTAGATAAACGTCTTCATTTTTAATTGCATATTGAATATTCATCAACCCAACTACATTTAGTTCCTTTGCTATGGCAACGGTTTGTTCTTTCAATATGTTAATAATTTTTTCAGGAATTGATCTTGTAGGGATCGAACAGGCAGAATCACCGGAATGAATCCCGGCTTCTTCAATATGCTGCATTATTCCTGCAACTACAACAGTCTCACCGTCACTTATTGCATCCACATCCACTTCCATTGCGTGTTCCAAAAACTTATCAATGAGCACAGGATGCTCTTCGCTAGCTTCAACTGCATACTTCATATATTTTCTCAACGAATCTTCATCATAAACTATTTCCATTGCCCTTCCGCCTAATACATATGACGGTCTAACAACTACTGGGTAACCAATTCTTTTAGCTATATCAAAAGCCTGGTCAGCATTTTTGGCAATACCGTTTGGCGGCTGTTTTAAATTAAGTTTTTCAATCAAGATTTTAAATCTTTCTCTATCTTCCGCAATATCAATACTATCCGGCGATGTACCTAAGATTTTTACCCCTTCCTTTTCAAGTGGAACTGCTAATTTCAAAGGTGTTTGCCCACCAAATTGAACTATAACGCCAATAGGTTTTTCTTTTTTAATAATATTAAGCACATGTTCTCTGGTTAGGGGTTCAAAGTATAGTCTGTCAGATGTATCATAATCCGTACTTACAGTTTCAGGGTTACAGTTAACCATAATCGTCTCATATCCGATTTCAGACAGTGCAAAACAAGCATGAACACAGCAGTAGTCAAACTCTATCCCCTGCCCTATCCTGTTTGGACCACCACCGAGAATAACCACTTTTTTCTTATTTGTGACGTCTGCTTCACACTCATCTTCGTATGTAGAGTATAAATAAGGTGTATAGGATTCAAATTCAGCTGCACAAGTGTCAACCCTTTTATATACAGGGTTCACATTCATCTCTTTGCGTTTTTTTTCAATGTCTTTTTCGGTACATTTTAATAGTTTGGATAACCTTTTATCGGAAAACCCCATCTCCTTTGCCAATCTTAATGTATCCGCATCTATCTTATCTATACCAAGTCTTTTAATTACATCTTCATAACCAATTATCTCATAAATTTTATTTAAAAACCACTTATCAATTTTCGTATAATAATGCACTTCATCAATACTAAAGCCTGCTCTAAATGCTTCACCGATATACCACATCCTTTTGTCAGTAGGCCTTTTTAGGTAATGAATTATCTCTTCTTTGACTTCAGGTTTATTCAAGTCATCTCTGACAAATATCTCATCAAATCCTGACTTACCAATTTCAAGAGACACAAGCGATTTTTGGAGAGCTTCCTTAAATGTCCTACCTATTGACATCACCTCGCCAACTGATTTCATTTGAGTAGTCAAAGTATCATCTGTACCCGGAAATTTTTCAAAAGTAAAACGTGGAAATTTAACTACACAATAGTCAATCGTTGGCTCAAATGATGCCGGTGTTTTTTTGGTAATATCATTAGGGATTTCATCTAATGTATATCCAACAGCAAGTTTTGCCGCAATTTTAGCTATAGGGAAACCTGTTGCTTTTGATGCAAGAGCCGAACTTCTGGAAACTCGGGGATTCATTTCAATAATAACTTGCCTTCCGTTTTCAGGATTAACAGCAAATTGCACATTTGAACCACCCGTATCAACACCTATCTCACGCATTACTTTTATAGCTGAGTTCCTAAGTGCTTGATACTCTTTATCAGTCAGAGTTTGCGCCGGAGCTACCGTAATACTATCCCCTGTATGGACCCCCATTGGGTCAAAGTTTTCTATAGAACATATAATTACAACATTGTCTTTTAAGTCCCGCATAACTTCCAATTCATACTCTTTCCAACCGATAATGGATTCTTCCACAAGAATTTCACCCACAGGAGAAGCTTCCAATCCCCACTTAAGATATTCGACATATTCTTCCATATTATATGCCACATTCCCGCCTGTCCCACCGAGTGTAAAGGAAGGTCTGATAATTACAGGAAATCCTATGGAATCAATCGCCGCCATCCCTTCTTCAAAACTACGTATGTACGCACTTTTGGGCATATCAAGGCCGATTTTTGACATTGCCTGTTTAAATAATTCTCTATCTTCAGCTTTTTTTATAGAATCCGCATTAGCGCCTATAAGCTCAACATTATATTTTTCAAGAATACCCCTTTTATGCAAGTCAAGGGCTGCATTAAGTGCGGTCTGACCGCCTACAGTAGGCAATATTGCGTCAGGTCTTTCATTTTTTATTATCGCTTCCAATACTTCCCAATGAATCGGTTCGATATATGTTGCATCGGCAAACTCAGGGTCTGTCATGATGGTAGCGGGATTTGAATTAACAAGTACTACCTCATATCCTTCTTCTTTTAACGCTTTCACAGCCTGAGTTCCGGAATAATCAAATTCACATGCTTGTCCGATAACTATCGGGCCTGAACCTATTACTAAAATCTTCTTAATGTCTTCTCTTTTAGGCACAATATCCTCCAAACAAAAAGCAAATTGTAAGCTTTTAACAAATGTTAATTGAAATAACAAGCGAAAATGTCAACATATACTTCATAATTGTATGGCAACTACATAAAAAAAGAAGCAGATTTCTCTGCTTCTTTTAACTATTTTGAATTTACCCCTTTTTCTATCAGATATAAACACGCTAACTTCAATGGAGCTGTTAGCGTATGAAATTTCCCGCTCGAATCATCCTTAACAATTGCAGATATCTGCTGGACTGAGATACCTGTAATCTCAGAAAGTTGTGCAACACCAAGACAACATTTTTTTAAGTCTTCCAAAAGAGTTTTAAGCTGTGTAGTTCTTAAATAAAATTGAAGTTCTTCTGGGCTGTTTATATTTTCTCTTTTAATTTTTTTATTACTTTCAAAAACCCAAGGTGTATAAATATAAGTCAAACCCAACGCTGCAGCATGCTTACAAAACATCTCCTTTGATGTTTCGCATTGACATTCATAAGACAAGGGGTCAGTGTCTATTTTTAATTTGACGTCATAGACGCCATGGTTACCTCTGATTTTCCCTTTCAAAACATTATCTTCAATCTTGCAATCAAAAAATTTTCCCACGTAATTCTCAGCCCTTTGGATGGTTATGCCTGTTGAAATATTTCTGAGCTGTTCTTCGGTGAGTTTTAGTAACTGCATCGGCTCCTCCTTAGTTTAGTTAACAAATTATAATACATCAAAAAAGATATATCAATTAATTTATCCGATTTGTATTAAATCTATCTCTTTTTTCCATTTTTCTGTGAGCACTTGTCTTAAAATATTATTTTCAGGTTTTTCAAGGTAAGGGTCATTTTGAATGATTTCCAAGGCTTCTTTTCTCGCTTCTATCAGTATCTTAGCATCCCTTATAATATTTGAAAATTTAAAGGAAGGTAATCCAGACTGTCTGACCCCGTAAAAATCCCCTGGGCCTCGCATCTCAAGGTCAATTTCAGCAAGCCTAAAACCATCACTATATCTTTCCATCGCCCGGATACGCTTCAAACCTTCCTCACTAACTTTTTCGCCATAAATAAGAAAACAATAAGACTGTTTGTCACTTCGCCCTATCCTCCCTCTTAGCTGATGAAGTTGTGCAATACCAAACCTTTCCGCATTCTCAATTACCATAATCGTTGCATCCGGCACGTCCACCCCGACCTCAATAACCGTAGTAGAAATAAGGACTTTGATTTCCTTATTCTTAAATTTCTCCATAACTTCTTTTTTTTCCAAACTCTTCATTTTCCCGTGTAAAAGACCTACGTTTTTACTACCAAAGATCTTTGAAAAGTTTTCGTATCCCATGACGGCAGCCTTTAAATCCATCGCTTCACTTTCATCAATTAAAGGGTAAACCACATAAGCTTGATTACCTATATCCAGCTCTTTTTTGATCGCATCTACAGCAACCGCTATTCTCCGCTCACTTAACGCTTTTGTTATTATAGTTTTTCTACCTGGAGGAAGTTGGTCAATAATCGAAATATCCAGATCACCATAAAGGGTAAGAGCTAATGTCCTTGGAATCGGTGTGGCACTCATTAAAAGGATATCGGGGTTAAAACCCTTATCCGACAAAGCCTTTCTTTGAAGCACTCCAAATCTATGTTGCTCATCAATTATGGCAAGACCAAGCTTATTAAAAACAACATCTTCTTGAATAATAGCATGCGTCCCAAAAATAAAATCAATCTCATGATTTTTAATATGATTTTTAATATTTTCCTTTTCTGACTTTTTAACTGCACTCGTCAGCAATGCACTTGTAAAATTGTTATTAATTAATTTATTAAAATTGTTAAAGTGCTGCTCCGCAAGAATTTCAGTAGGAGCGATAACTGCTACTTGGTAACCATTTAATATAGCAACAAGAGCCGCTATAAATGAAACAATAGTCTTCCCACTACCAACATCGCCCTGAATTAATCTGTTCATTTGACTTTGACTTTTCATATCATTAAAAATATCACGTAATACATTTCTCTGGGCATTTGTAAGCTTAAACGGGACAAACGGCTTTATTCTTTCCAAAAAACTTCTTTCAATATTAAATTCTATCCCTTTATTTTTTTGGTAATTGTGCTTTTTGACTGCAAAACCCAGTTGAAGATAAAAAAGCTCTTCAAAAATAAACCTTTTATGATAAATAGATTGAAACAAATTAAGTTCATTGACATTTTCCGGCTCAGCTGGAAAATGTATCCCTTTCAATGCCTGCTTTATCTCAGGAAAACCATACTTCTTTAAAATGTATTCTGGAAGACTTTCATACAAATATTCAAAATAACTCTCATATGTATTCTTAACTAAATTACAAAATATTTTATTTTTTATTTTAGTCCCTACAGGATATTTAACTCTTATTTTATCTATTTCAGTTGTATCAATAAATTCCGGATGAACAATACTTTCTAATCCTCTAAAATTTTTTACCTCGCCATAAAGAGACAGCTTATTACTACTTTGTAAAAAAGGAAGAGGATATTTTTTACTGTAATTAAACCATACTCCTGAAAAATGTTCACCATTTTCACCTTGGAAGATGACTAAAAGGTAATTTTTACCAAATTTTGTTTTTACGTACTCGTGTGAAACATATTTTCCCGTAAGTATTTTTTTACCAAAATTATTAGAAGACACATATTCGTATTTATTCGGAAAAAATAAAAGCAAGTCGTTTACGGTCTTTATATTTATACTGTGCAGATTAGCCTTTAACTTTTCACCTACCCCTTTTATCTTATCAACAGG
Proteins encoded in this window:
- a CDS encoding sigma-54-dependent Fis family transcriptional regulator, with translation MKILIIDDEINICTTIKDILEDEGYSADFSQNFSDGFQKLKSQLYDVVFLDIWLPDKDGVIGLQEIKSYFPEIEVVMISGHGNIENAVESIKFGAYDFLEKPLSLDRILLVIKNLKDKIELTQYIKEYKLDHLKKYDLLGNSPQIKDLRAKIEKIAQTNARVLITGENGTGKEHVARLIHLLSKRSNKRFVEINCSAIPSELMESEMFGYEAGAFTGALNDKIGLFEAADKGTIFLDEIGDMDINLQAKLLRVLETGEFTRVGSIKTIKSDFRLITATNKNLEDEIAANNFREDLYYRISVVPIHVPPLRERKMDIPVLIEHFINEACVTNGIEKKTIDKELLDKMINYSWPGNVRQLKNAVERMVVLSDTSIITINDAPPFLVESNNLQHKLSIEDLMAEFYPLKHAKDLFEKDYIEKVLELTGWNISKASKILEIERTYLHKKIKHFQISKD
- a CDS encoding dihydroorotate dehydrogenase; the encoded protein is MSKSLEIEICGVKFNNPIITASGTFGYGIEYARFIDLNKLGGVSVKGISLNETTGNKMPRIMETNAGMLNAIGLQNVGVEKFIKEKLPLLKKYDTRIIVNFWGKSIEEYVEVARILDETDIDMLEMNISCPNIKEGGIAFGTDPKMTYSVVYETKKVIKNKPLIVKLSPNVTDIKLFGKVAQEAGADAISAINTLLGMAINIETKKPYISNITGGLSGPAIKPVAIRMVYELYKTVSIPIIGIGGIMNYKDVVEFYLAGASAVQIGTANFVNPEISIKIVTELEDYLKSKKVDKITDLTGKVIA
- the carB gene encoding carbamoyl-phosphate synthase large subunit, with protein sequence MPKREDIKKILVIGSGPIVIGQACEFDYSGTQAVKALKEEGYEVVLVNSNPATIMTDPEFADATYIEPIHWEVLEAIIKNERPDAILPTVGGQTALNAALDLHKRGILEKYNVELIGANADSIKKAEDRELFKQAMSKIGLDMPKSAYIRSFEEGMAAIDSIGFPVIIRPSFTLGGTGGNVAYNMEEYVEYLKWGLEASPVGEILVEESIIGWKEYELEVMRDLKDNVVIICSIENFDPMGVHTGDSITVAPAQTLTDKEYQALRNSAIKVMREIGVDTGGSNVQFAVNPENGRQVIIEMNPRVSRSSALASKATGFPIAKIAAKLAVGYTLDEIPNDITKKTPASFEPTIDYCVVKFPRFTFEKFPGTDDTLTTQMKSVGEVMSIGRTFKEALQKSLVSLEIGKSGFDEIFVRDDLNKPEVKEEIIHYLKRPTDKRMWYIGEAFRAGFSIDEVHYYTKIDKWFLNKIYEIIGYEDVIKRLGIDKIDADTLRLAKEMGFSDKRLSKLLKCTEKDIEKKRKEMNVNPVYKRVDTCAAEFESYTPYLYSTYEDECEADVTNKKKVVILGGGPNRIGQGIEFDYCCVHACFALSEIGYETIMVNCNPETVSTDYDTSDRLYFEPLTREHVLNIIKKEKPIGVIVQFGGQTPLKLAVPLEKEGVKILGTSPDSIDIAEDRERFKILIEKLNLKQPPNGIAKNADQAFDIAKRIGYPVVVRPSYVLGGRAMEIVYDEDSLRKYMKYAVEASEEHPVLIDKFLEHAMEVDVDAISDGETVVVAGIMQHIEEAGIHSGDSACSIPTRSIPEKIINILKEQTVAIAKELNVVGLMNIQYAIKNEDVYLLEVNPRASRTIPYVSKSIGVPLAKLASKVMVGYKLKDMGFTNTKPLTYYTVKESVFPFVKFPNTDVILGPEMKSTGEVMGIDTTFGRAYFKAQMGAGNKLPTKGKVFISVKDSAKEQIVPIAKKLHEIGFEIIATKGTHKFLNENKIESKCILKVQEGRPNIVDMIKNREVAFIINVPEGKKSRLDADSMRRAMLNYNIPFVTTIEAAEASANGIKQYIESGITVKPIQEYYKQSSTI
- a CDS encoding HAMP domain-containing protein, which encodes MDKNGKNINTGKNKNILKYLALLFLLVVVNYIASSRFLSTDIPLYSSITIFLLININIILLLVLLIVIFRNVSKLFLGNKKSIFGTRIQTKLVVFSITITVLPVFVVFVFSTNIINNSIDKWFDVQIEQALKSSVDLMQKYQNQVERDLIEQTDILSKLIASKGFMLKKNYDELTKFGKEYISGNKIDGILIYNNKMVKILHEDKEYYLNFIVDEDVLNEILSGKQVAKYSFIGNTQIYWVGNPVSALTSDNIILGAMIVYKLVPLDQAEQVSKILDSYRNYSQIKFFAEPVKNSYKILLILMTLLVIFAAIWGSLLYAKNITNPLEELAAAADRVSKGDLDIKLEATSDDEIGILVNAFNEMAEKLKKHTEELKAKNKTLSEMYSQIAKDKQYIDTIFKNVNSAIFLLNESKKILKTNTMADSYIGDNSLSEKLKEIIDDFVANEKHSANIQTEINYNGEIRTFSIILNKIFDAYNQLTNIVIVVDDITELVNIERINIWKEMANRIAHEIKNPLTPIKLNAERVAKKAYDIDNDKLRDLILKSMNKIINESNELYTLVQEFSNFSKSDAVNKEKIDIKNLIGEILELYEKNDKNIRLNLNSNLTEEIIINADKQQLKRAFLNLINNSFDSIKHDNGKISVYINKKGNLLEIIIEDNGTGIKEENISKLFLPYFSTKPSGTGLGLAIVKKIIENHNGKIFVKSQIDEYTKVIINLPIES
- a CDS encoding AAA family ATPase, whose protein sequence is MSVKDFFGLSELPFNNSPDIKFFYKSKEHTEIIKRLKYAIENNKGLAIVIGQIGTGKTTLARLILDEFDSDNYEIALIIVVHSEVTSEWILKKLLMQLGIQEIPKEKPAMLSKLYERLSQLAEANKKVVILFDEAQMLKNKEVMEELRGILNFENETGKLINFVLFGLQDLEDNLRLDEPLRQRVAMRFILKPFDLQDVKTYIVHRLKVAGAQKIFFTDDAIKTIYRFSGGIPRVINTICDNAMFEAYLIKNDSIDSKLIEQVSLDLGL
- a CDS encoding dihydroorotate dehydrogenase electron transfer subunit, producing the protein MKGKVVNNLMLNDKYYLMEIESEDFVNKAKPGHFMMVKAQQYDYLYDPLLRRPFGVCDIERGRFKILYVLIGKGTNLLSQIKTGSQIEFSEPLGNTFKFNNEKTVALVGGGVGIAPLLFLAKYLHNQDVLVDLYYGGKTEDDILLIDEFKKYCQHIEVTTENGKVGKKGIVTSPLSENIKKYEKIYACGPKRMLQATSTLAINHNIPIEVSLDERMACGMGACLGCLVYVKNDQGEIEQKRCCVEGPVFDGARIVWE